A single window of Dromaius novaehollandiae isolate bDroNov1 chromosome 33, bDroNov1.hap1, whole genome shotgun sequence DNA harbors:
- the AKAP8 gene encoding A-kinase anchor protein 8 isoform X1, with amino-acid sequence MDQGYGGYGTWSTGTTNTQGTYATNATSWQGITAKENYEGSSWHTWQSLYESPRSDIAKGYEGYDYYNTQTTAANTAATYNYGAAAAATSSTWETPKSSDMSMNADVNTSMTVGSYSAETGANESSDSIIAKINQRLDMLSKEGSSGAGEGMEDQESSFRFESFESYDSRSSMNDRDMYRSGYDYGEVGTDRNDSFGSQFDSRRDQSRNRGNNYGLIRGRGQNRVQNRGRLNTFNRSDHFMPSSSSERLSARWNELNYMGGRGMGGPGPNRLPSLFSQALVPDYGDYGDYGDYGDYGDYGDYGDYGDYGDYGDYDYGMMGMSGMGMGRYGNMPYGMGRQRNRDRVSTVPWHLNTLMPKRRGFRNRSGGRSDSEGGRKRKQSQSGDEPESKQAKTDSEGDDTENADEGEGEERSGDEADKGENGVAAIWQRKVLTYSGSSGLCAPSPEDVAASGDGCEDDDEEVKKRREKQRRRDRMRDRAMDRIQFACSVCKFRSFEEDEIQKHLQSKFHKETLRYIGTKLPDKTVEFLQEYIVNRNKKIEKRRQDLTEKEGTKQKPDPFKGIGQEHFFKKIEAAHCMACDMLIPAQNHLLQRHLRSADHNRNRRMAAEQFKKTSLHVAKSVLNNKHIVKMLEKYLKGEDPFTDEIGDQDVDEAEALEGGDGGGEGASENAPAETAQAEEGGAGDTGDATEAAKAGEEMEGASEELSKTEEFLKHVGEQDHPKQLLMPPFLQDEDQLEAEEAAEEAAEEAAEEAAEDATAGATSEAEAAEPSEAAIEASLEESPSAPETPQEPAASPESKTDGWAAKEEEEEEEEEEEEMEEEEEEATSEVVPAACSEQEEEEEEEEEDPPAAAELQQE; translated from the exons gtTATGGCACCTGGAGTACTGGGACCACCAATACTCAAG GTACATATGCGACAAATGCGACAAGCTGGCAAG GCATCACGGCCAAGGAGAATTATGAGGGATCTTCATGGCACACTTGGCAGTCACTTTACGAGAGCCCTAGGAGTGACATAGCGAAGG GCTATGAAGGTTATGATTATTACAACACCCAAACCACCGCCGCTAACACGGCGGCCACATACAACTATGGCGcggcagctgctgccacctccagTACTTGGGAGACTCCCAAATCGTCCGATATGAGCATGAACGCCGACGTCAACACCAGCATGACCGTTGGGTCGTACAGCGCCGAGACCGGGGCGAACGAGAGCTCGGATTCCATCATAGCCAAAATTAACCAGCGTTTAGATATGCTGTCCAAGGAGGGCAGCAGCGGAGCAGGCGAAGGCATGGAAGACCAGGAGAG CTCTTTCAGATTTGAGTCTTTTGAATCGTATGACTCGAGGTCTTCAATGAACGACCGTGACATGTACAGATCTGGCTACGATTACGGGGAAGTGGGAACTGATCGGAACGATTCCTTTGGGAGCCAGTTCGACAGCCGCAGGGATCAGTCGCGCAACCGAGGCAACAACTACGGCCTCATCCGAGGAAGGGGGCAGAACCGCGTTCAGAATCGGGGGCGTCTCAACACTTTCAACCGCAGCGACCACTTCATGCCCTCCTCCAGTTCGGAGCGCCTGTCGGCTCGCTGGAATGAGTTGAACTACATGGGGGGGCGCGGGATGGGGGGGCCCGGTCCCAACAGgctcccttctctcttctcccaaGCCCTCGTCCCCGACTACGGCGACTATGGCGATTACGGTGACTACGGCGACTATGGAGATTATGGCGATTACGGTGACTACGGCGACTACGGGGACTATGGAGACTATGACTATGGCATGATGGGCATGTCGGGCATGGGAATGGGACGGTACGGCAATATGCCGTACGGAATGGGGAGGCAGCGGAACAGAGACAGAGTGAGTACGGTGCCGTGGCACCTGAACACGCTCATG CCCAAAAGGAGGGGTTTCCGCAACCGTTCAGGAGGGCGATCAGATAGCGAAGGAGGTCGCAAGCGAAAACAGTCCCAAAGCGGAGATGAGCCAGAAAGCAAACAGGCAAAGACTGACAGCGAAGGAGACGACACTGAGAATG CAGATGAGGGCGAAGGAGAGGAAAGGTCAGGAGATGAAGCTGACAAAGGt gagAATGGAGTTGCGGCGATTTGGCAGAGGAAG GTCTTGACCTACAGTGGAAGTTCTGGTCTCTGCGCTCCTTCACCTGAAGACGTTGCAG CATCTGGAGATGGCTgtgaagatgatgatgaggaggtgaaaaagaggagggagaagcagcGGAGAAGAGATAGGATGCGCGATCGGGCAATGGACAG AATCCAGTTTGCCTGTTCCGTCTGCAAGTTCCGCAGTTTTGAGGAAGACGAAATCCAGAAGCATCTACAGAGCAAGTTTCACAAAGAGACCTTGCGATACATCGGTACCAAACTTCCAGACAAAACCGTTGAGTTTCTGCAG GAGTACATCGTCAACAGGAATAAGAAAATTGAGAAGCGGCGCCAGGATCTCACGGAGAAAGAGGGCACAAAACAGAAGCCAGATCCGTTTAAGG GTATTGGCCAGGAACACTTCTTCAAGAAGATCGAGGCAGCTCACTGTATGGCTTGTGACATGTTAATTCCCGCACAGAACCACCTCCTCCAGAGGCATCTGCGATCTGCAGATCACAACCGAAACCGCAGA ATGGCCGCGGAGCAGTTCAAGAAGACGAGCTTGCACGTCGCCAAGAGCGTCCTCAACAACAAACACATCGTCAAGATGCTGGAGAAGTACCTCAAG GGCGAAGATCCCTTCACGGACGAAATTGGTGACCAGGACGTGGACGAAGCGGAGGCCTTGGAAGGTGGAGATGGCGGCGGGGAAGGCGCAAGCGAAAACGCTCCTGCGGAGACTGCCCAGGCGGAGGAAGGAGGAGCGGGGGACACGGGCGACGCCACGGAGGCGGCTAAAGCAGGGGAAGAAATGGAAGGCGCTTCGGAAGAGTTGTCTAAAACCGAGGAGTTTCTTAAACACGTGGGGGAACAAGATCACCCGAAGCAGCTGCTGATGCCCCCTTTCCTGCAAGATGAAGACCAGCTGGAAGCAGAGGAAGCAGCggaggaagcagcagaggaagCAGCGGAGGAAGCAGCGGAGGACGCGACGGCCGGGGCGACTTCGGAAGCGGAAGCAGCAGAGCCCTCAGAAGCCGCCATTGAGGCAAGTCTGGAGGAGTCGCCTTCGGCTCCAGAAACTCCCCAGGAGCCAGCAGCTTCCCCGGAAAGCAAAACTGATGGCTGGgcagccaaagaggaggaggaggaggaagaggaggaggaggaggagatggaggaggaggaggaggaagccacAAGCGAGGTGGTACCAGCTGCATGCAGtgagcaagaggaggaggaagaggaggaggaggaagatccaccagcagctgctgagctgcagcaagAATAA
- the AKAP8 gene encoding A-kinase anchor protein 8 isoform X2 codes for MDQGYGGYGTWSTGTTNTQGTYATNATSWQGITAKENYEGSSWHTWQSLYESPRSDIAKGYEGYDYYNTQTTAANTAATYNYGAAAAATSSTWETPKSSDMSMNADVNTSMTVGSYSAETGANESSDSIIAKINQRLDMLSKEGSSGAGEGMEDQESSFRFESFESYDSRSSMNDRDMYRSGYDYGEVGTDRNDSFGSQFDSRRDQSRNRGNNYGLIRGRGQNRVQNRGRLNTFNRSDHFMPSSSSERLSARWNELNYMGGRGMGGPGPNRLPSLFSQALVPDYGDYGDYGDYGDYGDYGDYGDYGDYGDYGDYDYGMMGMSGMGMGRYGNMPYGMGRQRNRDRVSTVPWHLNTLMPKRRGFRNRSGGRSDSEGGRKRKQSQSGDEPESKQAKTDSEGDDTENDEGEGEERSGDEADKGENGVAAIWQRKVLTYSGSSGLCAPSPEDVAASGDGCEDDDEEVKKRREKQRRRDRMRDRAMDRIQFACSVCKFRSFEEDEIQKHLQSKFHKETLRYIGTKLPDKTVEFLQEYIVNRNKKIEKRRQDLTEKEGTKQKPDPFKGIGQEHFFKKIEAAHCMACDMLIPAQNHLLQRHLRSADHNRNRRMAAEQFKKTSLHVAKSVLNNKHIVKMLEKYLKGEDPFTDEIGDQDVDEAEALEGGDGGGEGASENAPAETAQAEEGGAGDTGDATEAAKAGEEMEGASEELSKTEEFLKHVGEQDHPKQLLMPPFLQDEDQLEAEEAAEEAAEEAAEEAAEDATAGATSEAEAAEPSEAAIEASLEESPSAPETPQEPAASPESKTDGWAAKEEEEEEEEEEEEMEEEEEEATSEVVPAACSEQEEEEEEEEEDPPAAAELQQE; via the exons gtTATGGCACCTGGAGTACTGGGACCACCAATACTCAAG GTACATATGCGACAAATGCGACAAGCTGGCAAG GCATCACGGCCAAGGAGAATTATGAGGGATCTTCATGGCACACTTGGCAGTCACTTTACGAGAGCCCTAGGAGTGACATAGCGAAGG GCTATGAAGGTTATGATTATTACAACACCCAAACCACCGCCGCTAACACGGCGGCCACATACAACTATGGCGcggcagctgctgccacctccagTACTTGGGAGACTCCCAAATCGTCCGATATGAGCATGAACGCCGACGTCAACACCAGCATGACCGTTGGGTCGTACAGCGCCGAGACCGGGGCGAACGAGAGCTCGGATTCCATCATAGCCAAAATTAACCAGCGTTTAGATATGCTGTCCAAGGAGGGCAGCAGCGGAGCAGGCGAAGGCATGGAAGACCAGGAGAG CTCTTTCAGATTTGAGTCTTTTGAATCGTATGACTCGAGGTCTTCAATGAACGACCGTGACATGTACAGATCTGGCTACGATTACGGGGAAGTGGGAACTGATCGGAACGATTCCTTTGGGAGCCAGTTCGACAGCCGCAGGGATCAGTCGCGCAACCGAGGCAACAACTACGGCCTCATCCGAGGAAGGGGGCAGAACCGCGTTCAGAATCGGGGGCGTCTCAACACTTTCAACCGCAGCGACCACTTCATGCCCTCCTCCAGTTCGGAGCGCCTGTCGGCTCGCTGGAATGAGTTGAACTACATGGGGGGGCGCGGGATGGGGGGGCCCGGTCCCAACAGgctcccttctctcttctcccaaGCCCTCGTCCCCGACTACGGCGACTATGGCGATTACGGTGACTACGGCGACTATGGAGATTATGGCGATTACGGTGACTACGGCGACTACGGGGACTATGGAGACTATGACTATGGCATGATGGGCATGTCGGGCATGGGAATGGGACGGTACGGCAATATGCCGTACGGAATGGGGAGGCAGCGGAACAGAGACAGAGTGAGTACGGTGCCGTGGCACCTGAACACGCTCATG CCCAAAAGGAGGGGTTTCCGCAACCGTTCAGGAGGGCGATCAGATAGCGAAGGAGGTCGCAAGCGAAAACAGTCCCAAAGCGGAGATGAGCCAGAAAGCAAACAGGCAAAGACTGACAGCGAAGGAGACGACACTGAGAATG ATGAGGGCGAAGGAGAGGAAAGGTCAGGAGATGAAGCTGACAAAGGt gagAATGGAGTTGCGGCGATTTGGCAGAGGAAG GTCTTGACCTACAGTGGAAGTTCTGGTCTCTGCGCTCCTTCACCTGAAGACGTTGCAG CATCTGGAGATGGCTgtgaagatgatgatgaggaggtgaaaaagaggagggagaagcagcGGAGAAGAGATAGGATGCGCGATCGGGCAATGGACAG AATCCAGTTTGCCTGTTCCGTCTGCAAGTTCCGCAGTTTTGAGGAAGACGAAATCCAGAAGCATCTACAGAGCAAGTTTCACAAAGAGACCTTGCGATACATCGGTACCAAACTTCCAGACAAAACCGTTGAGTTTCTGCAG GAGTACATCGTCAACAGGAATAAGAAAATTGAGAAGCGGCGCCAGGATCTCACGGAGAAAGAGGGCACAAAACAGAAGCCAGATCCGTTTAAGG GTATTGGCCAGGAACACTTCTTCAAGAAGATCGAGGCAGCTCACTGTATGGCTTGTGACATGTTAATTCCCGCACAGAACCACCTCCTCCAGAGGCATCTGCGATCTGCAGATCACAACCGAAACCGCAGA ATGGCCGCGGAGCAGTTCAAGAAGACGAGCTTGCACGTCGCCAAGAGCGTCCTCAACAACAAACACATCGTCAAGATGCTGGAGAAGTACCTCAAG GGCGAAGATCCCTTCACGGACGAAATTGGTGACCAGGACGTGGACGAAGCGGAGGCCTTGGAAGGTGGAGATGGCGGCGGGGAAGGCGCAAGCGAAAACGCTCCTGCGGAGACTGCCCAGGCGGAGGAAGGAGGAGCGGGGGACACGGGCGACGCCACGGAGGCGGCTAAAGCAGGGGAAGAAATGGAAGGCGCTTCGGAAGAGTTGTCTAAAACCGAGGAGTTTCTTAAACACGTGGGGGAACAAGATCACCCGAAGCAGCTGCTGATGCCCCCTTTCCTGCAAGATGAAGACCAGCTGGAAGCAGAGGAAGCAGCggaggaagcagcagaggaagCAGCGGAGGAAGCAGCGGAGGACGCGACGGCCGGGGCGACTTCGGAAGCGGAAGCAGCAGAGCCCTCAGAAGCCGCCATTGAGGCAAGTCTGGAGGAGTCGCCTTCGGCTCCAGAAACTCCCCAGGAGCCAGCAGCTTCCCCGGAAAGCAAAACTGATGGCTGGgcagccaaagaggaggaggaggaggaagaggaggaggaggaggagatggaggaggaggaggaggaagccacAAGCGAGGTGGTACCAGCTGCATGCAGtgagcaagaggaggaggaagaggaggaggaggaagatccaccagcagctgctgagctgcagcaagAATAA
- the AKAP8 gene encoding A-kinase anchor protein 8 isoform X9 — protein sequence MSMNADVNTSMTVGSYSAETGANESSDSIIAKINQRLDMLSKEGSSGAGEGMEDQESSFRFESFESYDSRSSMNDRDMYRSGYDYGEVGTDRNDSFGSQFDSRRDQSRNRGNNYGLIRGRGQNRVQNRGRLNTFNRSDHFMPSSSSERLSARWNELNYMGGRGMGGPGPNRLPSLFSQALVPDYGDYGDYGDYGDYGDYGDYGDYGDYGDYGDYDYGMMGMSGMGMGRYGNMPYGMGRQRNRDRVSTVPWHLNTLMPKRRGFRNRSGGRSDSEGGRKRKQSQSGDEPESKQAKTDSEGDDTENADEGEGEERSGDEADKGENGVAAIWQRKVLTYSGSSGLCAPSPEDVAASGDGCEDDDEEVKKRREKQRRRDRMRDRAMDRIQFACSVCKFRSFEEDEIQKHLQSKFHKETLRYIGTKLPDKTVEFLQEYIVNRNKKIEKRRQDLTEKEGTKQKPDPFKGIGQEHFFKKIEAAHCMACDMLIPAQNHLLQRHLRSADHNRNRRMAAEQFKKTSLHVAKSVLNNKHIVKMLEKYLKGEDPFTDEIGDQDVDEAEALEGGDGGGEGASENAPAETAQAEEGGAGDTGDATEAAKAGEEMEGASEELSKTEEFLKHVGEQDHPKQLLMPPFLQDEDQLEAEEAAEEAAEEAAEEAAEDATAGATSEAEAAEPSEAAIEASLEESPSAPETPQEPAASPESKTDGWAAKEEEEEEEEEEEEMEEEEEEATSEVVPAACSEQEEEEEEEEEDPPAAAELQQE from the exons ATGAGCATGAACGCCGACGTCAACACCAGCATGACCGTTGGGTCGTACAGCGCCGAGACCGGGGCGAACGAGAGCTCGGATTCCATCATAGCCAAAATTAACCAGCGTTTAGATATGCTGTCCAAGGAGGGCAGCAGCGGAGCAGGCGAAGGCATGGAAGACCAGGAGAG CTCTTTCAGATTTGAGTCTTTTGAATCGTATGACTCGAGGTCTTCAATGAACGACCGTGACATGTACAGATCTGGCTACGATTACGGGGAAGTGGGAACTGATCGGAACGATTCCTTTGGGAGCCAGTTCGACAGCCGCAGGGATCAGTCGCGCAACCGAGGCAACAACTACGGCCTCATCCGAGGAAGGGGGCAGAACCGCGTTCAGAATCGGGGGCGTCTCAACACTTTCAACCGCAGCGACCACTTCATGCCCTCCTCCAGTTCGGAGCGCCTGTCGGCTCGCTGGAATGAGTTGAACTACATGGGGGGGCGCGGGATGGGGGGGCCCGGTCCCAACAGgctcccttctctcttctcccaaGCCCTCGTCCCCGACTACGGCGACTATGGCGATTACGGTGACTACGGCGACTATGGAGATTATGGCGATTACGGTGACTACGGCGACTACGGGGACTATGGAGACTATGACTATGGCATGATGGGCATGTCGGGCATGGGAATGGGACGGTACGGCAATATGCCGTACGGAATGGGGAGGCAGCGGAACAGAGACAGAGTGAGTACGGTGCCGTGGCACCTGAACACGCTCATG CCCAAAAGGAGGGGTTTCCGCAACCGTTCAGGAGGGCGATCAGATAGCGAAGGAGGTCGCAAGCGAAAACAGTCCCAAAGCGGAGATGAGCCAGAAAGCAAACAGGCAAAGACTGACAGCGAAGGAGACGACACTGAGAATG CAGATGAGGGCGAAGGAGAGGAAAGGTCAGGAGATGAAGCTGACAAAGGt gagAATGGAGTTGCGGCGATTTGGCAGAGGAAG GTCTTGACCTACAGTGGAAGTTCTGGTCTCTGCGCTCCTTCACCTGAAGACGTTGCAG CATCTGGAGATGGCTgtgaagatgatgatgaggaggtgaaaaagaggagggagaagcagcGGAGAAGAGATAGGATGCGCGATCGGGCAATGGACAG AATCCAGTTTGCCTGTTCCGTCTGCAAGTTCCGCAGTTTTGAGGAAGACGAAATCCAGAAGCATCTACAGAGCAAGTTTCACAAAGAGACCTTGCGATACATCGGTACCAAACTTCCAGACAAAACCGTTGAGTTTCTGCAG GAGTACATCGTCAACAGGAATAAGAAAATTGAGAAGCGGCGCCAGGATCTCACGGAGAAAGAGGGCACAAAACAGAAGCCAGATCCGTTTAAGG GTATTGGCCAGGAACACTTCTTCAAGAAGATCGAGGCAGCTCACTGTATGGCTTGTGACATGTTAATTCCCGCACAGAACCACCTCCTCCAGAGGCATCTGCGATCTGCAGATCACAACCGAAACCGCAGA ATGGCCGCGGAGCAGTTCAAGAAGACGAGCTTGCACGTCGCCAAGAGCGTCCTCAACAACAAACACATCGTCAAGATGCTGGAGAAGTACCTCAAG GGCGAAGATCCCTTCACGGACGAAATTGGTGACCAGGACGTGGACGAAGCGGAGGCCTTGGAAGGTGGAGATGGCGGCGGGGAAGGCGCAAGCGAAAACGCTCCTGCGGAGACTGCCCAGGCGGAGGAAGGAGGAGCGGGGGACACGGGCGACGCCACGGAGGCGGCTAAAGCAGGGGAAGAAATGGAAGGCGCTTCGGAAGAGTTGTCTAAAACCGAGGAGTTTCTTAAACACGTGGGGGAACAAGATCACCCGAAGCAGCTGCTGATGCCCCCTTTCCTGCAAGATGAAGACCAGCTGGAAGCAGAGGAAGCAGCggaggaagcagcagaggaagCAGCGGAGGAAGCAGCGGAGGACGCGACGGCCGGGGCGACTTCGGAAGCGGAAGCAGCAGAGCCCTCAGAAGCCGCCATTGAGGCAAGTCTGGAGGAGTCGCCTTCGGCTCCAGAAACTCCCCAGGAGCCAGCAGCTTCCCCGGAAAGCAAAACTGATGGCTGGgcagccaaagaggaggaggaggaggaagaggaggaggaggaggagatggaggaggaggaggaggaagccacAAGCGAGGTGGTACCAGCTGCATGCAGtgagcaagaggaggaggaagaggaggaggaggaagatccaccagcagctgctgagctgcagcaagAATAA
- the AKAP8 gene encoding A-kinase anchor protein 8 isoform X6 gives MDQGYGGYGTWSTGTTNTQGTYATNATSWQGITAKENYEGSSWHTWQSLYESPRSDIAKGYEGYDYYNTQTTAANTAATYNYGAAAAATSSTWETPKSSDMSMNADVNTSMTVGSYSAETGANESSDSIIAKINQRLDMLSKEGSSGAGEGMEDQESSFRFESFESYDSRSSMNDRDMYRSGYDYGEVGTDRNDSFGSQFDSRRDQSRNRGNNYGLIRGRGQNRVQNRGRLNTFNRSDHFMPSSSSERLSARWNELNYMGGRGMGGPGPNRLPSLFSQALVPDYGDYGDYGDYGDYGDYGDYGDYGDYGDYGDYDYGMMGMSGMGMGRYGNMPYGMGRQRNRDRVSTVPWHLNTLMPKRRGFRNRSGGRSDSEGGRKRKQSQSGDEPESKQAKTDSEGDDTENADEGEGEERSGDEADKASGDGCEDDDEEVKKRREKQRRRDRMRDRAMDRIQFACSVCKFRSFEEDEIQKHLQSKFHKETLRYIGTKLPDKTVEFLQEYIVNRNKKIEKRRQDLTEKEGTKQKPDPFKGIGQEHFFKKIEAAHCMACDMLIPAQNHLLQRHLRSADHNRNRRMAAEQFKKTSLHVAKSVLNNKHIVKMLEKYLKGEDPFTDEIGDQDVDEAEALEGGDGGGEGASENAPAETAQAEEGGAGDTGDATEAAKAGEEMEGASEELSKTEEFLKHVGEQDHPKQLLMPPFLQDEDQLEAEEAAEEAAEEAAEEAAEDATAGATSEAEAAEPSEAAIEASLEESPSAPETPQEPAASPESKTDGWAAKEEEEEEEEEEEEMEEEEEEATSEVVPAACSEQEEEEEEEEEDPPAAAELQQE, from the exons gtTATGGCACCTGGAGTACTGGGACCACCAATACTCAAG GTACATATGCGACAAATGCGACAAGCTGGCAAG GCATCACGGCCAAGGAGAATTATGAGGGATCTTCATGGCACACTTGGCAGTCACTTTACGAGAGCCCTAGGAGTGACATAGCGAAGG GCTATGAAGGTTATGATTATTACAACACCCAAACCACCGCCGCTAACACGGCGGCCACATACAACTATGGCGcggcagctgctgccacctccagTACTTGGGAGACTCCCAAATCGTCCGATATGAGCATGAACGCCGACGTCAACACCAGCATGACCGTTGGGTCGTACAGCGCCGAGACCGGGGCGAACGAGAGCTCGGATTCCATCATAGCCAAAATTAACCAGCGTTTAGATATGCTGTCCAAGGAGGGCAGCAGCGGAGCAGGCGAAGGCATGGAAGACCAGGAGAG CTCTTTCAGATTTGAGTCTTTTGAATCGTATGACTCGAGGTCTTCAATGAACGACCGTGACATGTACAGATCTGGCTACGATTACGGGGAAGTGGGAACTGATCGGAACGATTCCTTTGGGAGCCAGTTCGACAGCCGCAGGGATCAGTCGCGCAACCGAGGCAACAACTACGGCCTCATCCGAGGAAGGGGGCAGAACCGCGTTCAGAATCGGGGGCGTCTCAACACTTTCAACCGCAGCGACCACTTCATGCCCTCCTCCAGTTCGGAGCGCCTGTCGGCTCGCTGGAATGAGTTGAACTACATGGGGGGGCGCGGGATGGGGGGGCCCGGTCCCAACAGgctcccttctctcttctcccaaGCCCTCGTCCCCGACTACGGCGACTATGGCGATTACGGTGACTACGGCGACTATGGAGATTATGGCGATTACGGTGACTACGGCGACTACGGGGACTATGGAGACTATGACTATGGCATGATGGGCATGTCGGGCATGGGAATGGGACGGTACGGCAATATGCCGTACGGAATGGGGAGGCAGCGGAACAGAGACAGAGTGAGTACGGTGCCGTGGCACCTGAACACGCTCATG CCCAAAAGGAGGGGTTTCCGCAACCGTTCAGGAGGGCGATCAGATAGCGAAGGAGGTCGCAAGCGAAAACAGTCCCAAAGCGGAGATGAGCCAGAAAGCAAACAGGCAAAGACTGACAGCGAAGGAGACGACACTGAGAATG CAGATGAGGGCGAAGGAGAGGAAAGGTCAGGAGATGAAGCTGACAAAG CATCTGGAGATGGCTgtgaagatgatgatgaggaggtgaaaaagaggagggagaagcagcGGAGAAGAGATAGGATGCGCGATCGGGCAATGGACAG AATCCAGTTTGCCTGTTCCGTCTGCAAGTTCCGCAGTTTTGAGGAAGACGAAATCCAGAAGCATCTACAGAGCAAGTTTCACAAAGAGACCTTGCGATACATCGGTACCAAACTTCCAGACAAAACCGTTGAGTTTCTGCAG GAGTACATCGTCAACAGGAATAAGAAAATTGAGAAGCGGCGCCAGGATCTCACGGAGAAAGAGGGCACAAAACAGAAGCCAGATCCGTTTAAGG GTATTGGCCAGGAACACTTCTTCAAGAAGATCGAGGCAGCTCACTGTATGGCTTGTGACATGTTAATTCCCGCACAGAACCACCTCCTCCAGAGGCATCTGCGATCTGCAGATCACAACCGAAACCGCAGA ATGGCCGCGGAGCAGTTCAAGAAGACGAGCTTGCACGTCGCCAAGAGCGTCCTCAACAACAAACACATCGTCAAGATGCTGGAGAAGTACCTCAAG GGCGAAGATCCCTTCACGGACGAAATTGGTGACCAGGACGTGGACGAAGCGGAGGCCTTGGAAGGTGGAGATGGCGGCGGGGAAGGCGCAAGCGAAAACGCTCCTGCGGAGACTGCCCAGGCGGAGGAAGGAGGAGCGGGGGACACGGGCGACGCCACGGAGGCGGCTAAAGCAGGGGAAGAAATGGAAGGCGCTTCGGAAGAGTTGTCTAAAACCGAGGAGTTTCTTAAACACGTGGGGGAACAAGATCACCCGAAGCAGCTGCTGATGCCCCCTTTCCTGCAAGATGAAGACCAGCTGGAAGCAGAGGAAGCAGCggaggaagcagcagaggaagCAGCGGAGGAAGCAGCGGAGGACGCGACGGCCGGGGCGACTTCGGAAGCGGAAGCAGCAGAGCCCTCAGAAGCCGCCATTGAGGCAAGTCTGGAGGAGTCGCCTTCGGCTCCAGAAACTCCCCAGGAGCCAGCAGCTTCCCCGGAAAGCAAAACTGATGGCTGGgcagccaaagaggaggaggaggaggaagaggaggaggaggaggagatggaggaggaggaggaggaagccacAAGCGAGGTGGTACCAGCTGCATGCAGtgagcaagaggaggaggaagaggaggaggaggaagatccaccagcagctgctgagctgcagcaagAATAA